The nucleotide window ATGCTgtacatatatgtgtgtgtgtgaatgtgttgcccttcaggagctggagcagggcAAACATGACCTGAGGTTGAAGCTGGAGGGCTGTCAGTCCCAGTGGGAGAGCCAGGTGGGGGACCTGGAGAGGGACGTGAGGGAGCTGAGTGTCCAGGTGGAGCAGCTGACCCAGGCCCTGAGCAcatcagagagagacatgaccaGGGCCCAGCAGGAGCACCAAGAACATACGCAACACCTTAGAGAGCAGCTGAACACCGTGAGTCACTTTCCCTTCGTTACTTCACTCACAAAATGGTAATTAGAAATGGTTTGAGATTTTTCAAGGAATTCTGTGTTTTGCTGCCAGATTCTTTCATTATTGGGGATATTTCTCAAGGTAACACATTAAAAGTTTGCTTATCAAAGACACAATGGAATAAGGTGAAGGTAAATAAAAACTCACACTGCAGCACATGAGCCTTATTGAAAGAAACACTCGAGTCTTGTCTATGAAACTCTGGTCTTGAGCCAGACCTGATAAGATGGGAGTGTGTTACCCAATCCATTCACTGAAACCAAATGTACTGAACAAGCAACTTTGGTGTATAGCAAGGCCAAAAACAGATGTTACTCAGTCCAAGGCCTGTCAGAAACACTGTGTACAGTATATAAGCAATAAAAGGCAGATAAGAAGCATGTGCATATCTGCTTTAGCATTGGTCCTTAGATTAAAAGGACCAGTGACAATTAAATACGTCACTTGGTTATTACATAAGTAAGTAGACCAAAGTAGCATGCTTTAGGGAAATATTACATTTAGAGACTGATGGTAAACATTCATGCAAACAAGTAAAAAGACTCAATAAATATGGACAGTGGCTCAATTTGAATACAGATCTGGGGCAGAGAGTTGACAGTGTGATTTCTGCGGAAAATTCAGGATATCAATTCAAAATTAAGAAATGCTAAGTGTTTTACTGAGAATATTTTTATGAATCTGACTCATCTCCCTTTTGAGTTCAAACTGCTCTTCAGCTACTAAAATATAGAGCTGACTTCAACAAGATATTTTGACTGCAAGTCTGTGTACTATGTGAGCCATGTGGCTGTGGCAGTCATACAATACAGAGAACACAGCTGTCAGGCGGTTTTTCAATGATTCAATCAGGTAAATTCTTTTAAATGCCTCATATTTGTTAATTCCACTCTTCTGAGAACACTTAAGGTATGTGTTCAACTAAATTAAACTTAGGTACACTGCATAGTAGCTGTGTTTTTAAGTGCAAACCACAACTTGAAATCTGTTTCACCTTATCATTTCAGCAAGAAAAAATGGATTGCCTGGAAGTTATAGTGCACTTGGTTAGATAGCCCTGAGTAGAATGCTAGTGTCAGTCTGCCAAGAGGAGGTTGTTTTCCCTAACTTTAGGGTTGTGACATAAATTTGGGTGAACGAAGCACATGACTGACCACCTTTGTTGCTTGGCATCTTATATTTTCCTAAGTATGAAAGTTAAATGACTAACTTGAGCTCACTGATGTGTCTTAGAGAAAGGTTGCACAACCCTCTATGACTCCAGTCACCTTCAGATAGGGGAAGCAAAATCTTTATTCCAGATCCGAGTGGTCTGATGATGTGAGTTTCTGTGGAATTACTGACGGTCCCCCGTGAGTTCATTTTGTACGCAGGAAAAAGTCAATTTACTGGAGCTATCTCCCTAAGCTCTGAAGAAAGGAGGAAGCAGAGAATTGGGTTTACTTGGCTGGCAGGCTGCCACCATGGTTGACTCTGGACTCTGTTTAACTGTAAAAGTCACACAACAGTTTGAGACAGTTTGAGATTTCCCTGAGTTGAAGAGCAATGGTGTGTTCCTCAGTACCAGCCCAGGTGACGTGAGTGGTCGTGCCCATcttaccaggtgtgtgtgtgtgggcatacgGTGTGGGAGATAAGGAGGAGTGTATATGAATGACTATTCTTTGTTTTTATGAGAGAGATGGTCCTCGAGGAAATTCTTAATCTGGATAAATACAATATATGCATAGAATTTGTATTTTGGGCTGTACCACAGTGTGTccaacacatactgtacatctaTAAAAGCGTATGTCTGTATTGTCGTATATGGATGGAATTGTGTACAGGGGTTAGCTGAATTGTTCTTGTTTAGGGTTGGGTGGGTAGAATTAGTCAGAGCCCTGACAGGGAAACGTATAAATATTTCAGCTGTGATGTGAGAGCAAAGATTAATCATTTTACCACCAAATTTCAAATTAACAGTTAAAAAACAAGCTCTGTTTGTAAATTTGTTTCACGTAACGAGTCTGTTAcagttatatatttttagacCTATAAGATTCTTACAGTGGCTGTTGAAAAGGGATGTATCTGCAAATCCAATGTTGATCTGCCAGTCTGTTATGGGCTTTCCAACTGACTGTGAATGTCATTCAAACTGTTCTTAAGGTGAAAGAAACATAACATTTTTCATGCCAGGTAATTTCAATGTTGTGGTTGATTATGATTTGGATGATGCGTTTTTCTTTAATGATTACAATGATTCAAAAGAGTTGCTTTCTTTCTGCCACTGTGAATTTGTTTCCAGTATTAACTTCATTCATTTACGTATTGCAAAAGATTTTATGAGGACTTTCCTGGGAACTAAAAAGTGTAATCTAATTATAAATATTGTGGAACAGGAGCAGAAGATTAGTACAATAGAGAATGATGCAGTCAGTGTTCAAACAATAATTAAAAGACACAGATATTGTTTATTCGGTACACACTAATTTCAAGTAAATACTGTATTGCTCATGTAGTGTTAACCAGAAAGGGAGTTGGGTGGTAACTGATAAGCCAGAAATGTAAGCAACATCTGGGCTTGCATCAAACATCACGTTCCACTCCTCACAAGTCATTTTGTTGGCCGATCCTTCCCACAGAAAAGGCCATTGCAAGGGATTTGGTTTTAAAACATGAGTAAACTAATGATATATTACAATACAAGGAAAGTGAACATGAGTATTGTTATAGAACGTCTTCTTAAATTACCTGATAATCGTTAATCAGCTATTTGGCCAGTGCACTTCAAGTACAATATTGTTTCCGAGCCAATTAcggtaaaaaatatatagaatTTGTTAACATCTGTGTATGAAGAATATGCTTTCTAGCTGTGTTAATTCAAACCAACTGTGTGTCCACTTCTTCACCTTGGCTTCAAACACTATCACATTCAACAGGATGTATTTTCCTAACCATGACATTAACACCTGTCAAACTGCTTTCCGTTTATGTAAAACAAGACGCCCATTTGGGGGCCCTTATTTCACTTTTGACCCAGAGCGCATCATTCAATTTAAAGAGGGAAGCGATGGAGAGATAAATCAAGCCCCTCAAAAACGGAGAGATAggaatctttctctctttgaggCAGTTCCTCACATGTGTGATCCCTTCATCCCAGGGGAGCACTATGCTTGGTCACTCTCCGAGAGGGGTCCCTGAGGGTCCGATTACTGCTGGGGGAGTCAGCTGCTGTGCTCATCACTGTTTGGGTGGTGATAGGTCAGGGATTGGGCCTCTTTAAGGGGGGTGTTGTGCTTGGTTTTGTGTCCCTAACAAACGAAGCGTCCCTACTCTGAGTGTGGATTCCCAGTGGGTGGCTTATTCTATTGTGGGTAGGATTCATATTGGCAAGTAGGGGGCGGAGTTGGGGGGCAACCGATTGACGCAAGCGTGCGTCCCTGCCACACCTCCTACAGTGTCTATGTGCTTTGTTCTGTTTCATTCTATGGGTGTTCATTAgggccctccccacccctcctccccacgccATACACGCACCAACAtagacaaacccacacacacggaCAACCACACAGCCCTTATCACCCCAGTTTGGTTCATACATATTTGCCTAATGTGGCATGATGATGTATTTGCCAATACCAAGATGCCCCGCTTCATCTGCCCTGGTTCTTTCAtcctgtattgtgtgtgtgtgatgggaccTGACAGCGCCCGGCCAACTGCTGAGTCAGGACCAGGGCTCCAGGGAGAGCTGAGTGGCTGAAGAACTGGCACAGCCCTCACAGATTCCTGTCTCGCTTGTAGTGTTTAGTATGCTCAAAACTTTCACAAAGGCATGTGTCTGCATTGGGAAGTCAATAATTGCTCAAATCCCATCTTGCAGTTCACAGTTGAAAATGTCCAGTCACAAGACATTTCTTGTTATTTTGATATGAGAACATGCATTCATGTGCTTGAGGCAAAGGCAATTCCTCTGATTCCATGGCAGAATGTGATCTTCTTTTCTTTTAATTTTCCACATGGCTTGCAGCATTAGAATCTTACACTGTCAGGATATTTATTTCCAGGATAATAATGGCTTTCTCCATGAAATCGCATAATACAGGAACATTGATTCTTGTCTCATACCTCTCTCAGATGTCTATCTCAGAAACAATGTACCTAATAAGTAGAAGCTTACACTGGCAGTGGTGGTCTTGGGTATTTCATCTACTCTCTCCTAAACCTTGAGCCCTCTGTCCCTAAGCTTACCTGTCCTTCTCTGCATGTCTCACATCTTTCACTCAGGGTCCCTCCATCATTTGTCttatttctgtctctcgctGGATAGGcaatggaggtggagagagcaaTGACCGGTGAGCTCCAGGTGCTGAAACATGAGCTCAGGCAAGGGAGCCAGAGCAGACCTCAGGACGAGGAGCTGCTGAGCGCCATGAGGGAGCAGGTGGGCACGTGTGCATCCACTCAGACGTGAAAGCACAGCGCAGACTTTCACACACCCTATCAGACAGACGCGCACCTGCtcaaatacacatccacacacacacacacacaccccaagctTCGCTTCCCACATGCACACGCTACGGAACCAAAACAAATCCCATGATGTGAACgttttctgtgtgcgtgctgatggatctgtctctgtttccctgtgtgtgtccaggttgttcgtctcacacagagagagcaggccCTGGAGGAGCGTCTGAACAGTGTGTGTCAGGAGAATGCAGACCTGCGTGATAGCCTTGCCTCCCTACACACCCGGCTCGCACTGCAAGACCAACACAACCAACACCAGAGCCAACAggtgctgacacacacatgctaggTACATGTTGCCGAACAACATGCAGGTAGTGACCCGAAAGCTTACCTTAAAACCAATGAATACAAACTAACAGCACTTAACATGGCTGTCTGGAAACAGAGGGGCTGAGAGGTAGTAATATGCCTCTCTGACAGAGGAATTTTACTGTTGGCCTGAACAACAGGGGTCAGTTCTGTGGTGGAAAGCAGTGAACAATCACCTCATCCCTCTCATTGTATCTACAACCAGCAAGGCAGGATTCCACACGTGTCGTAGAGTTTCATGTGAGACTGGAGGCTGGAATCTGGCATGTCAGGATTTCTCTCTCGATCCCTATTTGTTTATGTATTGCTTGGTGTAACATGTAAGATATATGGTATGCTTATATGACATAATAGATTACAATACACATGTACATGGATAGCTCCACAAAAACATATATTTGAACAGATTTGATAGATGCCCTTGTGAagatacattttgtattattttcaaAGGATCCAATTGACAGGTACAATTATACTGACCTGAAactgtcttgtttgtttgtgcatgtgtttgtttgtatgtctgtACGTCTGTCTGATGCCcatatgtctgcctgtctgtctacctggctACCTGTTCATCTCCTTGTTGTCCATCTGTCCATTAAGCTGACGGAGgcatggagggaggtggaggcagcCAGGGATCGCTCCCAGGAGCTGCAGGCCCAGGTGGaagagctgcaggaggaggtgtcCCTTCAGGAGAGCTGTAATCGTGGAGACACTTCCCTACAGTCTGAACTAGAGACTAGTCTGGAGACCATTGGTCATTGCCTCAGTAGAGAGCAGGTAAGAAAATTGTGAAACAGGTGAAACACAGGTCAGGAAAAAGGTATAAAGTTAAATATAAAAGTACTGTATATGTAGGTCAGGAAACACAGTATGAATGCTGTCTGTACTTCCCCTTTGCTTACCTAGCATTGAATGTAAGGGCATGTGATATTGAACCAGATAAGTTGaacaaacaataacatcagAATTGATTACTGTAAGAcgtattttctttctttgtcaCTGTGGCTGACAGGTGCAATGATATCCATCTCTGGCAATTTGGCACTTGTTTACAGTGAGTCATTCAGTTCAGGAAATGTGAAAAATATTGGCCAGGGACTATTGCAGGAAGAGGATTTAGAACACAGTTAGTttgtttgttagttagtttACCATAAACAACATAACAAAAGTATCTTTGTCAAAGTTACACATTAATTTGTATCTGAGCCATGCCACAGTAAATAGTAATCTTTATAGCTGCTGTTACCAAAGCAACAAAATATCCTTTTCAAGTTCTCCATGACAAGGTGAAATAACACCTCTGCACAGGAACACTCTACAGTCAACGGGTAGAGTGTTGGTCTGTCCTCGAAGACACCAAACCACAATGGAGCGTGTAAGAAGTATAAGACAATGAAATAGTTAGAAGGAAAATGTATTTCCCTTCCCCTTTTGCTGCTTGTTTTGTTCCAGGGGAAAAAATAATACTGCTCCCATGACTCATTTATTACATTTCCTGTTGGTTGAAACTAGGTTAGTGGAATGTTCCTGACTCtgactaaatgaacacattgacAAAAATGATATACATTTACAGTtgacaaagaaaaacaaactgTCTTACAAACTATTACACTCTATTACAATCACACATACTCCTCTGTGTTATAGTAATACAAATACCGTTTTGAATGCAAATACAGGCCCCTCATTATCTTTAGATTAATATTGTCATCCTTGACTGATAAATGGAGAGATAGGAaagtgagcagtgtgtgtgtgtgtgtgtgcgtgtgtgtgtttttgtgtacatGCAAAGAAAAACATACATGTATGTCACGTTGCTCTCAAGTCTAGACACAAGTGCCttgatgaaaagaaaaaagaaactaCCTAGTTTTTCACATCCATAACCCACTTTTCCCCATACATTTCTTCCTCTAAAAGTAACTTGACACATGAAAGGGTAGTAGACAAATTTAGGCAACACGGAAGAAATGGTATCTCAGCTGTGCATACTGTTATCTGAGAGTACACCTGAACCCAATGACCTGTGGCCCATCATAATCTTGCCTTATGTTTGTGATGTAGCAAAAAACCAAAGAAAACAGGACTCCCTGGAAAAGTAATAACTTTCTCTGAATGGAATGTCATGGTTGGATAGAGATACTGTGTCTTCATTGTCTTATCATTGTGTAACGTCTTAAAAATCTGAAATCTTAATCAAATTATATCATGCTCTTCTTCTAGATGACCCAGGACTTGTCTACCATCCTGGAGCTGCTACTGCCTCTGACTCAGGAAGTGATGAACCCAGAGGGGTTACGGGTCTTAGGTCAGGGGGAAGAACCGCAAGAAGAACGGGTCTTAGGTCAGGGGGAAGAACCTATGCTACTCCAGCTGAAGGGCGTAGCTCAATACCTGGCTAACACCCACAGCCTCCAGGTGAGGTATAGTGTATGGTGTCATGGAAACCATGCTACCTGGCCACGCCAACAAAAGGCTGACCTTGTTCTTTTCACCATATTTCCATATATCtaaaatattttatttcagtGATTCCACAGCTTGTGTAATGGAACACAGTAGCATATTTGCAGGCTTTTATGTAGGCTTATGTTTGAGATCTGCAGTTTCAGATTGTGCAGTGCTTTAGGCTGGTATACAGTGACTGTGTAAAGTCAAGGCTAAAGATCATCCTTAGCAAGCAGAACGATTTATAATTAATTGTTTTACCACAAATTTAACTGGTTTACTAGGACAGTATCAACTTTACTGTCTAAAAACTATAGTTTTTCCCAATTCAGTATTTGCATGTAACTAAGCTGATGACAGATGTTGATATTGAAATGAAGTCAAATTATACTATATCCTACTAGTTATTTTCTGATTGCAACTAGTATGTCTTGGTAAATCAAATGTTATACCAAAGGTGAAACCTTCAGAAGTCAGTGAGTGAACACTAACAGACGGGTATTGTACAACAGTAGCTCATGGTATTTATCTGTCATTTCAACCTGTAACTTGAGCTTATCATTGTACTGAACAACTGCCCCGTCCTTCCTGGAGGCCAGTACAAAACTAGGCAACAACACAGAAACTCTTTTAAAGGTGTAAACCTCAAAAGAACTAACAGATGACACTGGATCTCTCCCCTAACATTTGTGTCTCCCAGGAGCTGAATCTGGCCTTTGTGAGCGGAGGGAGCGATCCGTGTGGGAAGCCAAGCATGGTGCAGGAGCTGAGGGATCAGGTAACAGCAAGGCCCCGCTAAACCAACACGTGACTCCTGCAGGAGCGGACTGGGGGATCAGGCACTGGTTGTCTCTGTGTTCACCCTACCTCTAGTTCAGTTCTGGGTCGAGGCTAGTTTGAGGATCTTTAGCCACATTTTTCTCTTCAGGTGTACCTCCTCCAGGTGAACTTAACCACTTGTCTTGATTACTGAATCTTCTCTTAATATAGATTTATACAAAATACCATAATACAGGTGTATGAGCTAGGTAAACTTACTTGAAAAACAGCACACTGACATTTGACTTTGATATCCTATTCACACTTGCTTTGGGGTGTATAGTATATATCAGTCTTAACAAAGCAGACACCAAAGCCACTGCAACACAAGTTAGCTCATGTTAGTGATCGTGCTTTGTGCCCCACCTTGTGGTTGTAATGGCCAAGAAAGGACTGCAACAGCCATCTGTACAGTTTTTAACCCATCATTACAGTATTTAACAAAACGTATTAATACATTGCACACCTTATGTATTACACACATTTCTATATTTTACAGAAAAGGATATAGCACTGATATATTTTGTAACAGCCAAGCTACTATGGTATTAGAATGTCTCCTTCTTCCTTCAAACAGAATTCACAACTGCAAGAGGAGAACGCAAAAATGAGACTCCAGCTTGAGAACAGACAAGAGGAAGGAGTTGTCCAGCAAGCCATCCGAGACAGAGATGAAGCCATAACAAAGTCAGTGTCCTCTTCATTTAGAAAAGTCTTGGATTTTTATACATATACTAGATATAGAGTGATAGTGTTCCAAGTGGGATTTATTTCACTGCCTTCAGTTTAACTGTCAAACTCATTTagttgtgtgtgttacagatgtAGTCACATAGCTCGTCAGTGTCGCTTCCTCCCAATCTTGCCCTTACTGGGGTTTGAACTCAGGTCTTCTGATTACCACCTTTATAAACATTGCTTTAAGCAGCTATGCCACCAAAAAAACACCTCTTAGATGGCGCGGGTAATCTGTATTTATAGTGAGTGAGTTCAACCAATTCAAATAgttcaaatgtatattctgcTCCAAAATCTGAATTATGTGTACAGTTTAGGTTTAATCCCTGTGTTGTCATTTGAGGAGATGTTAGGAATTAACGTCTCCGTCTTGCTGAGTGCTGTTGTTTGAGCTTACATGCATTTTGTCCTTTGTTTGGGTCCTGTAGGAAGAACTGGATGGAGGCAGAGCTGGTTCGAAGTAAGAGTGACATGAAGTGTCTGAACAACCAGCTCCTGGAGGCCATCCAACGCAAATTGGAGCTGTctcaggagctggaggactggcaGGTAGGTCCCTAAagaggctgtctctctctttctcgtttgcacactacctctctctctttttctatgtgtgtttctctctcccttgtatTGCTCTCAGTGACATAGCATTGTAGAGAGATTGCTACCCTCATAGTGTCTTTACTTGGAGGTCAGGGACTACACTTGGACAACCTTTTAAAGTCCTGTCAGTTTGGAGGAATATAACTGACAGGTGGCCTGTGTGGCTGGGGCCGGGCACCCTGCTACTGCTGAGTCATGGTTCCAGCTAAGACATCTGCTGGGTCGCTTAATGCCGTCTAGTGGCCATGTGCAGATAGTGCAACACATTTAGCAAATTGTTCCATACATTTACTAGGATTGCCTTACATTTTCAACTTCAAGTCAGACTATTAAATAGATAACCTAATTAGAAAGTCTAATAGATTTAGTATCATATTTAATGGCCATATCTTGAAATCTGTCAGAGGTCCAGTGGCTTTTTGTCAAAAGTTGTTGTTTCTTTCAGGATGACATCCAGATCATCATCAACCAACAGCTGAGGACCCAGCAGCAGTCAGAGCAGGTCCAGAAGAAGCCGCCCTCCAACTCCATGTCCTTCTTCCGTAGGCCCAGCATGGCCTCCACCAGGGTCcgccagccctcctcctctccatcgtGGACCTCAGAGGCTGGACAGGACAAGCCCCAATCCCCCTGGATGGACTGGCTCAGACGGGGCAAGGTGGCACAGCATGGCAAATAATCCAGGCTGGTGCTTCTCCATAAAGGACTGGCACATGGAGCCACTTTAACCAGCTTGCAGGTCTAGATCTGAAAGGACTACAGCTTGAGGTTGCTGGAGTTACATAGTGGGTTTAGACGTTGTAGTAAATACAGTGCCAAGCATTTCCAGGACTCAGTAGTGTTGGTTGAGTTCAGAGGATTCCATATGGTCACTGTAAAAAAATATGAGCCATGAAGGACAACACTAGTGAAGTCTGGCATCTTATTGTATTCTGTTCATTTCAACAATTCAGTTGTATTCAACAAATCAATTGGGCTACAACTTATTTGTAACTCACCTCGCCAGGCAACTCTTCTGTTCTATTTCACTCGATTATTCATTAAATTCACTGTAGTGGGCTGGATGATTCAAGGTTTGGTTGCTATGTGTCAATGACATCCTTCCAAGTACTGGCATGGGGGAACTGTTTAAATAAACATGACCATGGTCAGAGAATCACTAAGAAATAGTTTTGGAGGTTGTGCCTTTTGTTTCATGATAATAATTGTTGTTTCATTTGTAAAGTCATTTGTGCCTGAGACTGTAAATGTACCATACCATTGTATGTCAATATTTGTGACAAAACTGAATAGTATTTTCACACTATTGTTTTTACACTAACTAAAGCAGAGATTGAATTGATAGTCAGACTGTGCTGGGCCATAGTACTGTATATGAACATGTAATTGCATTGTATATCAACTGACCAGATACACAGCAGAAATCTAAATTATCACATAATACCTCTAATTGACCTATGACTACGACTTCTGTCAAGATGTGAAAAGATTTGCGAATGTAGCTATCATGTATTCAGAAACAAAATGAACAGAAATAATCCTATATGGCTAATTACTCCATATTAATGTTAGGGAGAAACACTATTTGACAACCCTTTAAATAAATGCATGTAAGATATCGTATTCTGTACATACAAACTGTTCTTTTTGCAATTGTAATTGCTGAATTGATTGTCATATGCTATATGAAAGATGGAGAAAATTTAGATTTTACTAAATGCTTGATGTACTGTATTTATATTGACTTATCATTGGGAGCTTTTGGAGGAACAAGGCAATTCATCCCATGGAGCAAGGTCATAGCTATTTGGACACAAGACAGCATTCAAGTATGCATACAATGTACTTGCACATACAGGTAGTTGACTTTGACAATATGCAACAGAAAGTCCTTAGAAGGACACtaatataacattttaaaatcTGCTCAATATTTACCTGTGTATTATGATGGATACTGTACTTGGTGTTTAACATGTATCCACGTACAGTACACAATAGCACACAGAATTCCATTGCAAAAtaaagtacaacttttttcatAAGGACTAGCAGGCATATTTACTGTCCAAAAAGTCAATTAAGAGACTGTATGTTTTGCAGGCCAATCACTTACCCATGTGTCATGAGTCTTCACCATATCAATGGCAATGTGctcatgtgtgtctgtatgaatcTATCTAACTCTGATTGTTCCAACTCACTGGGTTACTTACAAGTAATTTGATTTAGAGTGTAGTTTATCTTAGCCAAACTTTTACTTTCAGGAGGCATTCCAGAGCATTCGGTCAGTTGGGCCCCTACGCATTCCAgttttttattcagtccttccaTGTGATACATCCCGTACCGATGTGATAAACTAGACAAATGATAGTTTCTTTTTGATCAGTTAGACCATGTTTTGAGTACCATTGTATTTATTTGGAACAAGAGATTTCCCAACTAAGGCTATTGGTTGTTTGAGTTTGACTATTGCTTTAACTTCAAACTCCCCCTTCTTTACCTATAGGGGTCGCTGAATCCTTTCAGCTATTATGTTTCCACAACCTCATGGTGTTATTTACCAGTTAGAGTACAGGTCAGAGATATGACTTTGTATTAGAATAATCTCTTTCACTGTCACTAAGGTGTTGGGTTTACTGTGCATTTTGTTTTAAGGTTGTCTTGTAGCATACTTGTATTGGCTTGGTATGTTGTTACTCTACATTTGTTTCACTTTGATCATCTATActctattgttgttgttttttttaacccATTTTACAATGAATTTAAGTAGCATTCTTTGTGttcattacatttttctttATTAAATCAGAAAAGCAAATGTTTGTGGTTCACACAAAGATTCTGTGTTTTTACTGCAATCAAGTCAGACCTTTTCAGGAAGGCTACAGCATGACTTCATCAATGAACCTGTCTGAAGAACAATGTCCTGTTAAAATGTGCACCTGGCATTCACCTGGAGCAATACTGTTTGCAAGTTGTATTGTTCTGTTCTTACACAAGCAATATTTGTAGCTATCAGAGTAAAAAGAAGTAAAGACATGCCCATCATATTAATCTATGATGAAACCACCACATTTTTAGGTTAAGCCTGGCACACAAGATCCAGGAATGTAGGGAGTAAGTCAGTTAATATTGGGACATTTTAATGAGTTTCTCACCTCTCCTATGAGCCAGGAGAGCATATTAGACCTAGGTCTTCCCCACCACATTCCAGATAAACACAGAGGGTCTGTTTCCAAGGACAACCTGACCCAGATCAGAAGGTTTGGGTCAGTGGGTTGTCCCAACTGTCTTTCTTAACTCATGAAGCATGTTTTATCAACTACCAAAGCAAGCATTGATGTTGTAAGATGTTGACCTACTTATTGATATTATTTGATCTGACGCATGACATGACAGCCGTGTTCATCTTAATCTTTTCCTTGCAGTAGAACTGGAGTATAATAGCCTACTAGTAGGCCTATCATAACCTTTTGTTTGTCTGGCAACATTTCTTCACAGTGTTGAGCAGTATTGTCTAGATATACTAGGCTACTGCATGGTAAAAGTGACAACATTAGACATCTAGATGCAAATACATGCACATTTGCTTGGTTTTCTTTTTCCTCTGATCACACATTCATCAAACTGTGGGAGTTAGTTTTTGTTCCTATCCagtgagcacagagagagagagaccagtgttTTCCGCTCAAGAAGGTACAAGGGAAAGCCTTTTCCCTGATGACTCCAGGTGCCTAGCaacctctctccttcacacacgCCAGTATCGGTCATG belongs to Hypomesus transpacificus isolate Combined female chromosome 15, fHypTra1, whole genome shotgun sequence and includes:
- the si:ch211-235m3.5 gene encoding BICD family-like cargo adapter 1, whose protein sequence is MDRLDDWGFKSKKMEFEDDFYFDYDTEEITNYQDPSELLAALKQKEEEVILAAQLGNALLLENRQVKEESQTIHEQYADTFEELEQGKHDLRLKLEGCQSQWESQVGDLERDVRELSVQVEQLTQALSTSERDMTRAQQEHQEHTQHLREQLNTAMEVERAMTGELQVLKHELRQGSQSRPQDEELLSAMREQVVRLTQREQALEERLNSVCQENADLRDSLASLHTRLALQDQHNQHQSQQLTEAWREVEAARDRSQELQAQVEELQEEVSLQESCNRGDTSLQSELETSLETIGHCLSREQMTQDLSTILELLLPLTQEVMNPEGLRVLGQGEEPQEERVLGQGEEPMLLQLKGVAQYLANTHSLQELNLAFVSGGSDPCGKPSMVQELRDQNSQLQEENAKMRLQLENRQEEGVVQQAIRDRDEAITKKNWMEAELVRSKSDMKCLNNQLLEAIQRKLELSQELEDWQDDIQIIINQQLRTQQQSEQVQKKPPSNSMSFFRRPSMASTRVRQPSSSPSWTSEAGQDKPQSPWMDWLRRGKVAQHGK